ACGCCCGCGCCACGCTTTCAAAGCTTGACGCCGGCCGCGGCCAGCGCACCGTCGATGCGCTCGTCGACCTCGCGCTTCGTCGCCGCCCAACTTGCAACGTCGGTAAGCAGGCGCTGCTGCCAGGCGACCAAGTTTGGGAAGTCGTTGAGCGGGATCTTGGTCCGCTCGTTCTGCGAGAACGGTCCGGCGATGTCGAAGTCGGCCAGTGTGAGCCGGTCACCCACGATGTAGTCGTGCTTGGCGAGATGAGCGTCGAGCACCGCGGCGGCTGCGCGGATCTTGTCGGCCGCCAGCTTGATGATCGTCTCGTCCGCGGACTGGCCCATGAACTTCTTGCCGAGCACCTCGTCGAAGGTGAGCGTCGCATAAATGCGCCACTGCTCACCCGACCAGAACATCCACTGCAGGACCTGAAACCGCTCCTCGGTGGTGCGGCCCGCCAGATCGCTGCCCGCCTTCTCGGCGAGGTAGAGATTGATCGCCGCAGACTCGTAGAGGACGAAGTCGCCGTCCACCATGACGGGGGATAAGCCATGTGGGTTCAGTTCCAGAAACTCCGGCGTGTGACTCTCGCCCTTGAAGAGATCGATGTTCACGATCTCGATGTTGATGCCCATCGCGGCCGCGGCTGCGGTCACGCGGCGGCGGCTGCCCGAACCGGGGTCGCCGTAGATTTTGATAGCCATTGCAGGGACGCT
This sequence is a window from Sphingomonas ginsenosidivorax. Protein-coding genes within it:
- a CDS encoding glutathione S-transferase family protein; translation: MAIKIYGDPGSGSRRRVTAAAAAMGINIEIVNIDLFKGESHTPEFLELNPHGLSPVMVDGDFVLYESAAINLYLAEKAGSDLAGRTTEERFQVLQWMFWSGEQWRIYATLTFDEVLGKKFMGQSADETIIKLAADKIRAAAAVLDAHLAKHDYIVGDRLTLADFDIAGPFSQNERTKIPLNDFPNLVAWQQRLLTDVASWAATKREVDERIDGALAAAGVKL